In the Paenibacillus sp. FSL H7-0357 genome, one interval contains:
- a CDS encoding class I SAM-dependent methyltransferase has translation MYPVESLRTLIDQVINGRTLITATLSQLRSKGEVAYSKVQIKPVELKGKLHYQFAYTIGPKVEHRNIPADAAAEEMMSLLRATFRQALICTVEADYQVLISKKYKVSILTKSASKQEAPDLAHNRRKRYVLDEGEPVPFLVELGIMNSEGKVLAKKYDKFRQINRFLEMVEDVLGDLPTGRPLTIVDFGCGKSYLTFALYHYLAVRERRELNIVGLDLKADVIEHCGALASRLGYDKLRFLVGDIADYNELDQVDMVVTLHACDTATDAALEKAVRWGASVILSVPCCQHELFGQVENEVLSPLLSHGILKERFSALATDAIRAKLLDLMGYRSQLLEFIDMEHTPKNILIRAVKSTSGDNAVKWREYSAFRDFLGAKPYLERVCADLLPAEALAQG, from the coding sequence ATGTACCCTGTGGAATCTTTGAGAACTCTGATTGATCAAGTGATAAATGGCCGTACCCTGATTACGGCAACCTTAAGCCAACTGCGCAGCAAAGGCGAAGTTGCATACAGCAAGGTGCAGATTAAACCTGTTGAGCTAAAAGGCAAGCTGCATTATCAGTTTGCTTATACCATCGGCCCCAAAGTGGAACACCGCAATATTCCGGCAGACGCTGCTGCGGAAGAAATGATGTCACTCTTGAGAGCTACCTTCCGGCAAGCGCTGATCTGCACTGTGGAAGCTGATTACCAGGTGCTGATCAGTAAAAAATACAAGGTTTCTATTCTTACCAAATCGGCCAGCAAGCAGGAGGCGCCAGACTTGGCCCACAACCGCCGCAAACGTTATGTGCTGGACGAGGGAGAGCCAGTCCCGTTCCTGGTGGAGCTTGGAATTATGAACAGCGAAGGCAAGGTACTGGCCAAAAAATACGACAAGTTCCGCCAGATCAACCGCTTCCTGGAGATGGTTGAGGATGTGCTGGGTGATCTACCAACCGGCCGGCCGCTGACGATTGTTGATTTTGGCTGCGGCAAATCCTATTTGACGTTTGCGCTGTATCATTATTTGGCTGTCCGCGAGCGGCGGGAGCTGAATATTGTCGGACTTGACCTGAAAGCCGATGTCATCGAACATTGCGGAGCGCTGGCGTCGAGGCTGGGTTACGATAAACTGCGTTTCCTGGTCGGTGATATAGCCGATTACAACGAGCTGGACCAGGTGGACATGGTTGTGACACTGCATGCCTGCGATACGGCAACGGATGCTGCACTGGAAAAAGCGGTACGCTGGGGCGCATCGGTTATTCTCTCGGTGCCTTGCTGCCAGCATGAGCTATTTGGGCAGGTGGAGAACGAGGTGCTCAGCCCGCTGCTCTCGCACGGAATTCTGAAGGAACGTTTCTCTGCACTCGCCACTGACGCCATCCGGGCGAAGCTGCTTGATTTGATGGGTTACCGCAGCCAGCTGCTGGAGTTCATCGACATGGAGCATACACCGAAGAACATCCTGATCCGGGCCGTGAAAAGCACAAGCGGCGACAATGCCGTCAAATGGCGCGAATACAGCGCATTCCGTGATTTCCTGGGTGCTAAGCCGTACCTTGAACGCGTCTGCGCCGACCTGCTGCCTGCGGAAGCTCTTGCGCAGGGATAA
- a CDS encoding PhzF family phenazine biosynthesis protein — translation MNTPLFIVDAFADKVFTGNPAAVCLLENPADEAFMAKTAAEMNLSETAFLWPEQDGYRLRWFTPAVEVKLCGHATLASAHVLWETGRLGSHEEARFHTRSGLLRATKSEEVISLYFPPYEITAAPPIAGLAAALGLEEAHVLETVRYADNVLVRLDHETRVRGLCPDFVQVAKLQPRAVAVTAECAADGIDFVSRFFAPGIGVNEDPVTGSLHTALAPYWAGRLNRTQLTAYQASARGGMLQLEVSQDLVTLSGRAVTMVSGQFHVPAGAVGELL, via the coding sequence TTGAATACCCCTCTATTTATTGTAGACGCTTTTGCGGACAAGGTGTTCACGGGAAACCCTGCAGCCGTCTGCCTGCTGGAAAATCCCGCAGATGAGGCCTTCATGGCCAAAACGGCTGCGGAAATGAATCTGTCCGAAACGGCCTTTCTGTGGCCGGAGCAGGACGGCTACCGTCTGCGCTGGTTTACGCCTGCGGTGGAGGTGAAGCTGTGCGGTCATGCCACTTTGGCAAGTGCGCATGTCCTGTGGGAAACCGGGCGGCTGGGTTCTCACGAAGAAGCGAGATTCCACACACGCAGCGGGTTGCTGCGGGCAACGAAATCAGAAGAGGTGATTTCACTCTATTTTCCTCCATATGAAATTACGGCTGCACCTCCGATAGCCGGGCTGGCGGCAGCGCTGGGGCTTGAGGAGGCACATGTGCTGGAAACCGTGCGGTATGCCGACAACGTGCTGGTGCGTTTGGATCATGAGACAAGGGTGCGCGGGCTCTGCCCGGATTTTGTCCAGGTGGCCAAGCTCCAGCCAAGGGCTGTCGCGGTTACCGCAGAATGCGCTGCGGATGGTATTGATTTTGTATCGCGTTTTTTTGCCCCGGGCATTGGTGTCAATGAAGATCCCGTTACCGGCTCGCTGCATACCGCTCTGGCTCCCTATTGGGCCGGCCGGTTAAACCGCACACAATTGACTGCATATCAGGCTTCAGCGCGTGGCGGGATGCTGCAGCTTGAAGTGAGTCAGGATCTCGTGACTTTATCGGGCCGGGCCGTGACCATGGTTAGCGGACAGTTTCATGTACCTGCCGGAGCAGTTGGCGAGCTACTATGA
- a CDS encoding DUF6483 family protein: MFRRDYIVRMIEDMSAMVAKVLTLKQEKKTTEALWEVDELLNRHFRLNSRLLNSLSVEDIIDMFRLGGVIESDKLQGVARLLKEEGGIYSAGGNKDAALFRFIRSLHLFLYADQYGADRELLQMTKEIDELLQETEGYLLPVKTERLLLPYMESIERYGKAEDSIYRLWEQGIDVAAEGRELYSRLLLLPPEALELGDLPLAEVRQGQEEWNKLTAEEAKEMKPS; the protein is encoded by the coding sequence ATGTTCCGAAGAGATTATATCGTCCGGATGATCGAGGATATGTCGGCAATGGTTGCCAAGGTGCTCACATTGAAGCAGGAGAAGAAGACCACAGAGGCATTATGGGAAGTGGATGAGCTGCTGAACCGGCATTTTCGCCTGAACTCCCGCCTTTTAAACTCATTGTCCGTAGAGGATATTATAGATATGTTTCGCCTGGGCGGCGTAATTGAGTCCGACAAGCTTCAAGGCGTGGCGCGGTTATTAAAAGAAGAAGGCGGCATCTACAGTGCCGGCGGTAATAAGGATGCTGCATTGTTCAGGTTTATACGGTCGCTGCATCTGTTTTTGTACGCCGATCAATACGGTGCTGATCGGGAGCTGCTGCAGATGACGAAGGAAATAGATGAACTTTTACAGGAAACCGAAGGTTATCTTCTTCCGGTGAAGACAGAACGGCTGCTCCTGCCCTATATGGAATCAATAGAACGCTACGGCAAGGCTGAGGACAGTATTTACAGATTGTGGGAACAGGGAATAGATGTTGCAGCTGAGGGAAGAGAGCTGTACAGCCGGTTGCTGCTGCTGCCACCTGAAGCTTTGGAACTTGGTGATCTTCCACTGGCAGAGGTTAGGCAAGGGCAGGAGGAGTGGAATAAACTTACCGCTGAAGAGGCAAAGGAGATGAAACCTTCTTGA
- a CDS encoding helix-turn-helix domain-containing protein translates to MNEDNPGHSQPETENCLEQPPVRQDRDKDQQQQQQEADSIPPLQVTPEQNKLLESALRIKIMHALADEPLTSKQVAEKLHKTPGNIHYHIIKLFDGGLLELVRTETAGGIIQKFYRSKATFFRSENFSGFQFRKEDTVEHFVTRLSLSPSELKAFQQEMMKFISSWESKVTHGEEYGIDVIIGRLHTNSLIEPEDGP, encoded by the coding sequence ATGAATGAAGACAATCCCGGGCATAGTCAGCCGGAAACGGAGAACTGCCTGGAACAACCGCCGGTTCGTCAAGACCGGGACAAAGATCAGCAACAACAGCAGCAGGAAGCAGACTCTATCCCACCTCTGCAGGTTACACCAGAGCAGAACAAGCTGCTGGAAAGTGCGCTGCGAATCAAGATTATGCATGCGCTGGCAGATGAACCGCTAACCTCCAAGCAGGTTGCCGAGAAGCTGCACAAGACACCCGGCAATATCCACTATCATATCATCAAGCTATTCGATGGCGGACTGCTGGAGCTTGTCCGTACGGAAACAGCCGGAGGCATTATCCAGAAATTTTACCGCTCCAAAGCTACCTTCTTCCGCTCCGAGAACTTCAGCGGCTTCCAATTCCGCAAAGAGGATACAGTGGAGCATTTCGTTACAAGACTATCCTTGTCACCCAGTGAGCTGAAGGCTTTCCAGCAAGAGATGATGAAGTTCATTTCCAGCTGGGAATCGAAAGTCACCCATGGAGAGGAATACGGTATCGATGTCATTATCGGCCGCCTGCATACAAATTCCCTTATAGAACCGGAGGATGGTCCCTAG